One stretch of Micromonospora echinospora DNA includes these proteins:
- a CDS encoding ATP-dependent helicase, translating to MLVVGGPGTGKTSTLVEAVAARVAEGVDPERILVLTFGRRGATELRHRIEARIAGDGHRVIREPLVRTFPAYAFGLLRRAAAERGEPSPRLLTGPEQDLIIRELLDVVGEEPGDDPVGWPEDLRPALRTRAFAQQLRDLLMRAAERGVGPVELARLGEKLGRADWPAAARFLREYVAVLALRDVSNRGSVAYDPAELVRAATGMLLDDPELLAAERRRLTHVYVDELADTDPAQLDLLAVVAGGGRSLVAFADPDSSTYAFRGADPAGVATFPHRFRTASGAPAAQITLTTSYRAGPELLAATARLARRLRGPAAHRRLRPLPGAPAGAVEVRTFRSATSESAWLAHALREAHLLDGMPWSRMAVLVRSTGRQLPSLRRALHTAGVPTVVHGEDLPLHLQPAVAPLLLLLRCALEPDRLDEEAAVALLHSPLGGADPLAERRLRQGLRALALAGGDRRPSGDLLVEALRDPAELSTIERRWAAPAQAVAHLLETARQAAAAPGATVEDVLWAVWRESGLAERWAGAITRGRAATGEHETAQRWRAEAADRDLDAVLVLFDAAARFTDRLPGARTEVFLDHVLGQELPADTLAAAADRGDAVRLLTAHAAKGLEWDLVAVAGVQEGVWPDLRLRGSLLGSERLVDVLAGRADGAGLRASLVGQTSALLDEERRLFHVAISRARRRLLVTAVASAAVGGDDHEEQPSRFLHELAAADPPATGGTGPNPTGPAGPATRGQAADGPVPHGDEHPQDGPPTALPVTLPPRGLTLSALVAELRTAVTDPAAPVTRRHAAAGELARLAAAGVPGAHPDDWWGLRGLSDDRPLVDEGEPVRVTPSAMESALRCSLRWLLERHGGSPPASAAQGVGNLVHAAAMLAEDASVDREALLEYVAARFDAIELAARWMAGPERQRAEAMVDKLLRWLAGNPRRLLAIEHEFAVRLDDPARPIQLTGRVDRLEVDAEGRLVVIDLKTGKSTAVTEREVAEHPQLGAYQAAVEAGGFAEFGEEPGGAALVQLGTGARDAKEQTQAAAGEGPEAGWATALVRRTAETMAASTFAAVANSKCRVCPVRTSCPVSGQGRQVVEPPPEGQP from the coding sequence ATGCTCGTCGTGGGTGGTCCCGGCACCGGCAAGACGTCCACGCTCGTCGAGGCGGTCGCCGCACGGGTGGCCGAGGGCGTCGACCCGGAGCGCATCCTGGTGCTCACCTTCGGCCGGCGGGGCGCCACCGAGCTGCGCCACCGGATCGAGGCGCGTATCGCCGGGGACGGACACCGGGTGATCCGCGAGCCGCTGGTGCGCACGTTCCCGGCGTACGCCTTCGGGTTGCTCCGCCGCGCCGCGGCCGAACGGGGCGAGCCCTCGCCCCGGCTGCTCACCGGCCCGGAGCAGGATCTGATCATCCGTGAGCTGCTCGACGTGGTGGGGGAGGAGCCCGGCGACGACCCGGTCGGCTGGCCGGAGGACCTGCGCCCCGCGCTGCGTACCCGGGCTTTTGCCCAGCAGCTCCGCGACCTGCTGATGCGGGCCGCGGAGCGCGGTGTCGGGCCGGTGGAGCTGGCCCGGCTGGGCGAGAAGCTGGGCCGCGCCGACTGGCCGGCCGCCGCCCGCTTCCTCCGCGAGTACGTCGCCGTGCTCGCGCTGCGTGACGTGAGCAACAGGGGTTCGGTGGCGTACGACCCGGCGGAGCTGGTGCGTGCCGCCACCGGCATGCTGCTCGACGATCCCGAGCTGCTCGCCGCCGAGCGCCGCCGCCTGACCCACGTCTACGTCGACGAGCTGGCCGACACCGACCCGGCGCAGCTCGACCTGCTCGCCGTGGTGGCCGGGGGCGGCCGGTCCCTGGTGGCGTTCGCCGATCCGGACTCGTCCACGTACGCCTTCCGGGGCGCCGATCCGGCCGGGGTCGCCACGTTCCCGCACCGCTTCCGGACCGCCTCCGGCGCGCCCGCGGCCCAGATCACGCTGACCACCTCGTACCGGGCCGGGCCGGAGCTGCTGGCGGCCACCGCCCGGCTGGCCCGTCGGCTGCGCGGCCCGGCGGCGCACCGGCGGCTGCGCCCGCTTCCCGGCGCGCCGGCCGGCGCCGTGGAGGTGCGGACGTTCCGCTCGGCCACGAGCGAGTCGGCGTGGCTGGCGCACGCGCTGCGCGAGGCGCACCTGCTCGACGGCATGCCGTGGTCCCGGATGGCGGTGCTGGTCCGCTCCACCGGCCGGCAACTGCCCTCGCTGCGGCGCGCGCTGCACACGGCCGGCGTGCCGACCGTCGTGCACGGCGAGGACCTTCCGCTGCACCTCCAGCCGGCGGTGGCCCCGCTGCTGCTCCTGCTGCGCTGCGCGCTCGAACCGGACCGGCTGGACGAGGAGGCGGCGGTAGCGCTGCTGCACTCGCCGCTGGGCGGGGCCGACCCGCTGGCCGAGCGGCGGCTGCGTCAGGGCCTGCGGGCGCTGGCGCTGGCCGGCGGCGACCGCCGTCCCTCCGGCGACTTGCTGGTGGAGGCGCTGCGCGATCCGGCCGAGCTGTCCACCATCGAGCGCCGTTGGGCGGCCCCCGCGCAGGCCGTGGCGCACCTGCTGGAGACCGCCCGGCAGGCCGCCGCCGCCCCGGGCGCGACAGTCGAGGACGTGCTCTGGGCGGTGTGGCGGGAGAGCGGGCTGGCCGAGCGTTGGGCCGGGGCGATCACCCGAGGGCGGGCGGCCACCGGCGAGCACGAGACCGCCCAGCGGTGGCGGGCCGAGGCCGCCGACCGTGACCTGGACGCCGTACTCGTGCTCTTCGACGCGGCGGCCCGGTTCACCGACCGGTTGCCCGGCGCGCGTACCGAGGTGTTCCTCGACCACGTCCTCGGGCAGGAGCTGCCCGCCGACACGCTCGCCGCCGCCGCCGACCGGGGCGACGCGGTACGCCTGCTCACCGCGCACGCCGCGAAGGGCCTGGAATGGGACCTGGTCGCGGTGGCCGGGGTGCAGGAGGGCGTCTGGCCGGACCTGCGCCTGCGCGGCAGCCTGCTCGGCTCGGAGCGCCTGGTCGACGTGCTGGCCGGCCGGGCCGACGGCGCCGGTCTGCGCGCCAGCCTGGTCGGGCAGACGTCCGCGCTGCTGGACGAGGAACGGCGGCTGTTCCACGTGGCGATCAGCCGGGCGCGGCGGCGGCTGCTGGTCACCGCTGTCGCGTCCGCGGCGGTCGGCGGGGACGACCACGAGGAGCAGCCGAGCCGCTTCCTGCACGAACTCGCCGCCGCCGACCCGCCCGCCACCGGCGGAACCGGCCCGAACCCGACCGGCCCGGCCGGCCCGGCCACCCGAGGGCAAGCCGCGGACGGGCCGGTGCCGCACGGGGACGAGCATCCGCAGGACGGGCCGCCGACCGCCCTCCCGGTCACCCTGCCGCCGCGCGGGCTCACCCTGTCCGCGCTGGTGGCGGAGTTGCGTACCGCGGTCACCGACCCGGCGGCGCCGGTCACCCGGCGGCACGCGGCGGCGGGTGAGCTGGCGCGGCTGGCCGCCGCCGGGGTGCCCGGCGCGCACCCGGACGACTGGTGGGGGCTGCGTGGCCTCTCCGACGACCGGCCGCTGGTCGACGAGGGCGAGCCGGTGCGGGTCACGCCGTCGGCGATGGAGAGCGCGCTGCGGTGCAGCCTGCGCTGGCTGCTGGAACGGCACGGCGGTAGCCCGCCGGCAAGCGCCGCGCAGGGCGTCGGCAACCTGGTGCACGCCGCCGCGATGCTGGCCGAGGACGCCAGCGTCGACCGGGAGGCGCTGCTGGAGTACGTGGCCGCCCGGTTCGACGCGATCGAGCTGGCCGCCCGGTGGATGGCCGGCCCGGAGCGGCAGCGCGCCGAGGCGATGGTGGACAAGCTGCTGCGCTGGCTGGCCGGCAACCCGCGCCGGCTGCTCGCGATCGAGCACGAGTTCGCGGTCCGCCTCGACGACCCGGCCCGCCCGATCCAGCTGACCGGCCGGGTCGACCGGCTGGAGGTCGACGCCGAGGGGCGGCTCGTGGTGATCGACCTGAAGACCGGCAAGTCGACGGCGGTCACCGAGCGGGAGGTGGCCGAGCATCCGCAGCTCGGCGCGTACCAGGCGGCGGTGGAGGCGGGCGGGTTCGCCGAGTTCGGCGAGGAGCCGGGCGGGGCCGCGCTTGTGCAGCTCGGCACCGGAGCGCGGGACGCGAAGGAGCAGACCCAGGCAGCGGCCGGGGAGGGGCCGGAGGCCGGGTGGGCCACCGCGCTGGTTCGCCGTACCGCCGAGACGATGGCCGCCTCGACGTTCGCCGCCGTGGCCAACTCCAAGTGCCGGGTCTGCCCGGTCCGCACCAGCTGCCCGGTCTCCGGTCAGGGCCGCCAGGTGGTCGAGCCACCCCCGGAGGGTCAGCCGTGA
- a CDS encoding TIGR00730 family Rossman fold protein — protein MANVCVFCASSRTLDTRWLTLATETGEELARRGHTLVSGGGCVGMMGAVVEGARAAGGRTIGVIPQSLVDLEVADLASDELLVTDSLADRKTLMDEKSDAFVALPGGLGTLDELFEVWTTATLALHAKPMVIVDVDGFYRPLLDWIRGLGEQRFLKPAALDLLMVADSVPAALDLIDARLT, from the coding sequence GTGGCGAACGTCTGTGTCTTCTGCGCGTCCTCCCGCACCCTCGACACCCGCTGGCTCACGTTGGCCACCGAGACCGGCGAGGAACTGGCCCGGCGCGGTCACACGCTGGTCAGCGGCGGCGGCTGCGTCGGGATGATGGGCGCCGTGGTGGAGGGCGCGCGGGCGGCCGGCGGCCGCACGATCGGCGTCATCCCGCAGTCCCTGGTCGACCTGGAGGTCGCCGACCTGGCCTCCGACGAACTGCTCGTCACCGACAGCCTGGCCGACCGCAAGACGCTGATGGACGAGAAGTCCGACGCGTTCGTGGCACTGCCCGGCGGCCTGGGCACGCTTGACGAACTGTTCGAGGTGTGGACCACCGCCACCCTGGCCCTGCACGCCAAACCGATGGTGATCGTGGACGTCGACGGCTTCTACCGGCCGCTGCTCGACTGGATCCGTGGGCTCGGCGAGCAGCGTTTCCTCAAGCCGGCCGCGCTGGACCTGCTGATGGTCGCCGACAGCGTGCCCGCCGCGCTGGACCTGATCGACGCCCGCCTGACCTGA